One part of the Rothia sp. ZJ932 genome encodes these proteins:
- the proC gene encoding pyrroline-5-carboxylate reductase: MSPTVAFCGTGSMNGAILRGLLASGFDPAQVRATTRSQESASALATELDGITVLAGESVEDANARAVEGADVVLLGVKPYGIVELAQEISPHLSADAVVISVAAGINLDAMERALPTGQPAVRCMPNTPSQVGQGVLAVSYGATVTDAQGELAAEILSSVGRVIDVAEDQMDAVVAVSGSGPAYAYLLAETMTAAGVKLGLDEKTAQELAAATVSGAGAMLEKNPDAESLRKAVMSPNGTTERAVSAFINGGQFELTETAMNACATRSAQMTEEFSK; encoded by the coding sequence ATGTCACCTACCGTAGCTTTTTGCGGCACTGGCTCTATGAACGGCGCGATTCTGCGCGGATTGCTCGCCAGCGGTTTTGACCCCGCGCAGGTGCGTGCCACCACTCGCTCGCAAGAAAGCGCGTCCGCCCTTGCCACTGAACTTGATGGCATTACCGTGCTGGCGGGTGAGAGCGTCGAGGACGCCAACGCCCGGGCGGTTGAGGGCGCGGACGTGGTGCTCTTGGGCGTCAAGCCCTACGGCATTGTAGAGCTTGCCCAGGAAATCTCGCCGCATCTGTCAGCGGATGCCGTGGTAATTTCTGTGGCTGCCGGCATTAATCTAGATGCTATGGAGCGCGCCCTTCCCACCGGTCAGCCGGCGGTTCGCTGTATGCCCAATACTCCCTCACAGGTGGGGCAGGGCGTGCTGGCTGTATCGTACGGTGCAACGGTGACCGATGCCCAAGGCGAACTGGCGGCTGAGATTCTCAGCAGCGTGGGCCGTGTTATCGACGTTGCAGAAGATCAGATGGATGCGGTAGTGGCTGTCTCGGGTTCTGGCCCGGCATATGCCTACCTGCTGGCTGAAACCATGACTGCTGCCGGTGTGAAGCTGGGTCTTGATGAAAAAACCGCTCAGGAACTTGCCGCCGCCACCGTCTCTGGTGCCGGTGCCATGCTCGAGAAAAACCCCGATGCAGAGTCACTGCGTAAGGCGGTGATGAGCCCCAACGGCACCACAGAACGCGCCGTTTCAGCCTTCATCAACGGGGGTCAATTTGAGCTGACCGAAACAGCGATGAATGCCTGTGCTACCCGTTCGGCACAGATGACCGAAGAGTTCAGCAAGTAA
- a CDS encoding TrkA family potassium uptake protein — protein MADTRIDHNAPVLVIGLGRFGTATAAQLRAQNKEVLAIEKDPVLVQKWAGLLTHVVEADATDIDALRQLGAADFTSAVVGVGTSVEASVLITANLVDLGIERIWAKAITPSHGKILSRIGAHHVIFPEADAGKRAAHLVSGRLLDYIEFDDDFAIVKMHPPKETQGFTLAESNVRSKYGVSVVGVKSPGEDFTYATPDTKVTSRDLLIVSGQVDLIERFAMRP, from the coding sequence TTGGCTGATACTCGCATCGACCACAACGCCCCCGTACTTGTCATTGGTTTAGGACGCTTTGGCACCGCCACCGCCGCCCAGCTACGCGCCCAGAATAAAGAAGTGCTCGCCATTGAAAAAGATCCCGTGCTCGTGCAGAAGTGGGCGGGTTTGCTCACTCACGTTGTCGAGGCGGACGCCACCGACATTGATGCGCTGCGTCAGTTGGGTGCCGCTGACTTCACCTCAGCGGTGGTGGGTGTGGGCACCTCAGTAGAGGCGTCAGTGCTGATCACAGCCAATCTGGTGGATCTGGGTATCGAACGTATCTGGGCAAAAGCTATTACACCTTCACACGGTAAGATTCTTTCGCGCATTGGCGCCCACCACGTTATATTCCCCGAGGCAGATGCGGGCAAACGCGCCGCGCACCTGGTCTCCGGACGCCTGCTGGATTACATCGAATTCGACGACGATTTTGCCATCGTCAAAATGCATCCGCCCAAAGAAACTCAGGGGTTCACCCTTGCCGAGTCGAACGTCCGCTCAAAGTACGGTGTTTCAGTGGTGGGTGTGAAGTCCCCCGGTGAAGACTTCACCTACGCTACCCCCGATACTAAGGTGACCTCCCGCGACCTGCTCATCGTCTCGGGTCAAGTCGATTTGATCGAGCGATTCGCAATGAGACCCTAG
- a CDS encoding TrkH family potassium uptake protein: protein MGIKNLATSSAPTLPDKIRTLIDRTVGSSPSRVAISAFLLVIIFFSLMLYTPLASRNGQSIEFHHAVFTATSAVTVTGLTTVPTGVQWSFFGQLMILLAFQVGGLGTLTMTSLLAIAVGRKMGLRSKMIAQEAMNIGRLGEVGSILRTVAVTSISLEATIAVILTPRFWLLGESFWEGVWHGIFYAVSAFNNAGFTPHTDGIVPYGHDLWILLPLCLGVFVGALGFPVILTLQRNLWHFKLWNLTTKLTLIGTTSLLFVGMFAWGFFEWNNPATIGAENIGDKTLHAFFASMMTRSGGFNLVDMSQINPITLLLTDVLMFIGGGSASTAGGVKITTFCVVLLAILAEARGDQHVIAFTRTIPDSVLRIAISVISMSTLFIFLGCAALVYITDESFDRVLFEVISAYATCGLSVGLSAELPPAGTYILALLMFVGRIGTNTVATGLALRSRRRLYKYPEERPIIG, encoded by the coding sequence ATGGGCATCAAGAACCTTGCGACCAGCTCTGCCCCTACCCTGCCCGATAAAATTCGCACCCTCATTGATAGAACGGTAGGGTCTTCCCCCTCCCGCGTTGCAATCTCAGCCTTCCTGCTGGTCATCATTTTCTTCTCCCTTATGCTCTACACCCCCCTCGCTTCCCGCAACGGGCAGTCTATAGAGTTTCACCACGCGGTCTTTACCGCCACCAGCGCCGTCACCGTCACCGGTCTCACGACCGTACCAACCGGCGTACAATGGTCTTTCTTCGGGCAGCTCATGATTCTGCTCGCCTTCCAAGTGGGTGGTCTCGGAACCCTCACAATGACCTCCCTGCTAGCGATAGCAGTGGGTCGCAAAATGGGTCTGCGTTCAAAAATGATTGCCCAAGAGGCAATGAACATCGGACGCCTGGGAGAAGTTGGCTCCATTCTGCGCACCGTAGCGGTCACCTCCATTTCACTAGAAGCCACTATCGCCGTTATCCTCACCCCGCGTTTTTGGTTACTGGGCGAGAGCTTCTGGGAGGGAGTGTGGCACGGAATCTTCTACGCAGTCTCAGCCTTCAATAACGCCGGCTTTACCCCGCACACCGACGGCATTGTGCCCTACGGCCACGACCTGTGGATTCTGCTCCCCCTCTGTTTAGGCGTGTTTGTGGGCGCGCTGGGCTTTCCCGTTATTCTGACCCTCCAGCGCAATCTCTGGCATTTCAAGCTCTGGAACCTCACCACCAAACTCACTCTGATTGGTACAACATCCCTACTCTTTGTGGGCATGTTCGCCTGGGGTTTTTTTGAGTGGAATAACCCCGCCACCATTGGAGCCGAAAATATCGGGGACAAAACTCTGCACGCCTTCTTCGCCTCAATGATGACCCGCTCTGGCGGTTTCAATCTGGTAGATATGTCGCAGATAAACCCCATTACCCTGCTACTGACCGACGTACTCATGTTCATCGGCGGCGGTAGCGCATCCACCGCAGGCGGCGTCAAAATCACCACCTTCTGCGTGGTACTTCTAGCAATCCTCGCCGAAGCACGCGGCGACCAGCACGTTATCGCCTTTACCCGCACCATCCCCGATTCGGTACTTCGCATCGCCATCTCAGTCATCTCGATGAGTACACTTTTCATCTTCTTAGGGTGCGCGGCTCTGGTCTATATCACCGATGAGTCCTTTGACAGGGTACTGTTTGAAGTAATCTCCGCCTACGCAACCTGCGGACTCTCAGTAGGACTCTCCGCCGAACTACCACCTGCCGGAACCTACATCCTCGCCCTGCTCATGTTCGTTGGACGCATCGGCACCAACACCGTTGCCACCGGTCTCGCCCTGCGTTCACGCCGCCGACTCTACAAGTACCCCGAAGAAAGGCCCATCATTGGCTGA
- a CDS encoding acetoin utilization protein AcuC: protein MSLTPVPTTVMWDAAMTAYYFGDYHPMNPSRLDATARLARDLGIFDLPQVDIEIPEVASDRQLELAHSPSFIDAVKRVSEDPTLHLPECGLGTEDTPAYEGIHDASARLAGGSYRAADLILAGKLHIVNFGGGMHHASRDKASGFCVYNDCAVAIARLLEQGVKRVAYIDVDAHHGDGTQSIFWDDPRVMTVSMHETGMTLFPGTGFANEVGPDGLASGTSVNVALPADAGDSGWLRTFNAAVEPLVREFRPETIVSQHGCDSHFRDDMSHLKISVDAQRQVAMMVSALAHELCEDRWIATGGGGYNLYDVVPRSWTHLMAVVAGNPLPVDTPVPGRWQQYMLAKYGTQVPALMGDEVDLWWSNWELGFDPADPVDRTIMATRKEVFPHWGLDPWYD from the coding sequence ATGAGCCTGACCCCTGTTCCCACTACGGTGATGTGGGATGCTGCGATGACAGCCTACTACTTTGGCGACTACCACCCCATGAACCCCTCGCGTTTGGACGCTACGGCGCGTCTTGCTCGTGATCTTGGCATCTTCGATTTGCCTCAGGTGGATATCGAAATTCCTGAGGTTGCTAGCGATCGGCAGCTAGAACTGGCGCATTCGCCGTCTTTTATTGACGCGGTGAAAAGGGTCAGTGAAGACCCCACCTTGCACTTGCCCGAATGCGGCCTGGGCACGGAAGACACTCCGGCATACGAGGGCATTCATGACGCGTCCGCTCGTCTTGCTGGGGGCAGCTACCGGGCTGCTGATCTGATTCTTGCGGGAAAGCTTCACATCGTGAACTTTGGTGGCGGTATGCACCATGCCTCACGGGATAAAGCGAGTGGTTTTTGCGTGTATAACGATTGCGCGGTTGCTATTGCCCGCCTGTTAGAGCAGGGCGTCAAACGTGTTGCCTACATTGATGTGGATGCTCACCACGGTGATGGTACCCAGAGTATTTTTTGGGATGATCCTCGGGTGATGACCGTGTCGATGCATGAGACAGGAATGACCCTGTTTCCCGGCACCGGTTTTGCTAATGAGGTGGGCCCTGACGGTCTAGCATCGGGTACCAGCGTGAATGTTGCCCTGCCTGCAGATGCCGGTGACTCGGGTTGGCTGAGAACCTTCAATGCCGCGGTGGAGCCGCTGGTTCGGGAGTTCCGCCCTGAGACCATTGTTAGCCAGCACGGGTGCGATTCGCATTTTCGTGACGATATGTCGCACCTGAAAATTTCAGTGGACGCGCAACGGCAGGTTGCCATGATGGTGTCGGCGCTGGCTCATGAGCTGTGCGAAGACCGTTGGATTGCAACTGGCGGTGGGGGCTATAACCTTTACGATGTGGTGCCCCGTTCGTGGACGCATCTGATGGCGGTGGTTGCCGGTAATCCGTTGCCGGTGGATACTCCGGTTCCTGGGCGCTGGCAACAGTACATGTTGGCTAAGTACGGGACGCAGGTGCCTGCGTTGATGGGCGATGAGGTCGATTTGTGGTGGAGTAACTGGGAGCTGGGTTTCGACCCGGCAGATCCGGTGGATCGCACCATTATGGCAACCCGTAAAGAGGTGTTCCCGCACTGGGGCCTTGACCCCTGGTATGACTAA
- a CDS encoding helix-turn-helix transcriptional regulator has translation MIDDVFAVIADPTRRQILRVLASGETPVGTLVEELGVSQPTVSKHLKVLRTAGLVTTRAQGQKRLYSLTPEPLSKVTLWIETLNKIAGRTPGSFAGAEATHAVAPGVVSLAASEARSGAEDEKTQSPQPQEQAETSVEETEPMFEDADASADQDAATVEQGREGADTAGEENQAVLAQTQVESAPDPEISVEKGEASTDPATVPQVGELDEDVISSVAENIAESLTSAEQIETTDQPVSKSVEPGETEPSQGAVYFSPLTPFTPVPVKAADDALAADSGEWVEEQADMPSPEEAPATLAPRQLTQEGETKATAPQYDQYRGKTVQHDSTLTGSARHDASQSSDGSLDDELASEAEADLYNVGALRQSIAPADDSLTVVSRDDGGVESVPQVAEATENPETPDDFVPDYEVITPDDEPKGLLSAFSRLRRRRSR, from the coding sequence ATGATTGATGACGTATTTGCTGTTATCGCTGACCCCACGCGACGACAAATTCTGCGTGTTCTAGCCAGCGGCGAAACCCCCGTCGGCACACTGGTTGAAGAACTCGGAGTCAGCCAACCTACAGTTTCTAAGCACCTGAAAGTGTTGCGTACTGCAGGTTTGGTGACTACCCGCGCACAGGGGCAAAAGCGTCTTTATTCCTTAACCCCCGAACCGCTGTCGAAGGTGACACTGTGGATCGAGACTCTTAATAAAATCGCCGGTCGCACTCCCGGCTCTTTTGCGGGTGCCGAAGCCACTCATGCTGTGGCACCCGGCGTGGTATCGCTGGCAGCCTCTGAAGCTCGGTCCGGGGCAGAAGACGAGAAAACGCAGTCTCCTCAGCCCCAAGAGCAGGCGGAGACCTCCGTTGAAGAAACCGAGCCGATGTTTGAAGACGCTGATGCGAGCGCAGACCAGGACGCCGCAACGGTAGAGCAGGGTAGAGAGGGTGCTGATACTGCTGGTGAAGAAAACCAAGCTGTGCTCGCGCAGACGCAGGTTGAGTCGGCACCTGACCCAGAGATCAGTGTCGAAAAGGGTGAAGCATCAACTGATCCTGCAACTGTACCGCAGGTAGGCGAACTGGACGAGGACGTGATTTCATCGGTTGCGGAGAACATTGCGGAGTCCCTCACAAGCGCTGAACAAATAGAAACCACTGATCAGCCTGTAAGCAAGAGCGTAGAACCGGGGGAGACCGAGCCATCTCAGGGCGCGGTCTATTTCTCACCGCTGACACCTTTTACTCCTGTTCCCGTTAAAGCTGCTGATGATGCACTGGCTGCCGATAGTGGTGAGTGGGTTGAGGAACAAGCTGACATGCCCAGCCCGGAGGAGGCTCCTGCAACGCTTGCTCCGCGTCAGCTAACGCAGGAGGGTGAGACGAAGGCAACCGCACCCCAGTATGACCAGTACCGGGGTAAAACTGTGCAGCACGATTCTACTCTGACCGGTAGTGCGAGGCATGATGCTAGTCAGTCTTCCGATGGCTCACTCGATGATGAATTGGCTTCTGAAGCCGAGGCTGATCTCTACAATGTAGGTGCTCTGCGTCAGTCTATTGCTCCTGCAGATGATTCGCTCACTGTCGTTTCGCGCGATGACGGGGGTGTCGAATCAGTACCTCAGGTGGCAGAAGCGACAGAAAACCCCGAGACCCCTGATGATTTTGTCCCCGACTACGAGGTTATCACGCCCGATGATGAACCTAAGGGATTGTTGAGCGCCTTCAGTCGTCTGCGTCGTCGCCGTTCGCGCTAA
- a CDS encoding FadR/GntR family transcriptional regulator produces MTAHSIILTWLEKELFEGNLRLGQDLPDDRTIATATGLTHSAAREGLKHLEDMGIVRLYEGRKKTIISQLVEDPVASAAPALRLHTAQAKYPVRDLVQARILIEGWAAENADAQHPAFAEAHEVLEAMQEPNIGLGEFYELEVAFHVALVRASGNGLMSGLMGALRPGLFDYLMSIAGTSGLWSATTARLRSEHRAALDAIEFGDNGLAATLVRAQIRSEYEEAGIDLDAPRIPEVEEDPVSSLEPVTVDDTELFPKDPGFSVSPDLIEALNSIEPVAIPLGDAADEPSEPLSEGQDAPDGAEPDAAYSATVSDRGETQQLGPGVVAEASTLESEENRELPQREANAVESRKIPGELTTNTDELLVVRADKPGRRRSGTVSTPVHATVIKPVARKSQPTGIIGGQVAPASQQSNGADADNILRAKPRPSAHLPSSAELMEQHKQRENTEHQRGFFSWRRKNRSASAEDAESTPESEKNQRATESSPEILGAAAQKPCETAPEPAVMPDAQLSAPATQEQETSPVEPLHETSLIQRPVEPDSTSEHADTQPQASQRTSKIKRFFGWGVNTDSTASVADASEENQHEVTDTETSGAVTASEPSSEVQQQVASVEDQPNHHEPEPSSADEPVSDSSSSSSSSAKSPIAGKGATLSKNKGKKKKKRKR; encoded by the coding sequence ATGACTGCACACAGCATCATTTTGACCTGGCTTGAAAAAGAGCTTTTCGAGGGTAATCTTCGTCTGGGGCAGGATCTTCCCGATGACCGTACTATCGCTACGGCAACTGGGCTTACCCATTCAGCTGCTCGTGAGGGTCTGAAGCACCTTGAAGATATGGGAATTGTTCGCCTGTATGAGGGGCGTAAAAAGACCATCATTTCGCAGTTGGTGGAGGATCCGGTAGCTTCGGCAGCCCCAGCTTTGCGGTTGCATACTGCCCAAGCGAAGTACCCGGTGCGTGATTTAGTGCAGGCACGCATACTGATTGAGGGGTGGGCAGCTGAGAACGCGGACGCGCAGCACCCGGCATTCGCTGAGGCTCATGAGGTGCTTGAGGCTATGCAGGAACCCAATATTGGGTTGGGGGAGTTTTATGAGCTTGAGGTTGCCTTTCATGTGGCGTTAGTGCGCGCTAGCGGTAATGGGTTGATGAGCGGGTTGATGGGCGCTTTGCGTCCGGGGCTTTTTGACTATTTGATGTCGATTGCTGGTACCAGCGGGTTGTGGAGTGCAACTACTGCCCGTTTGCGTTCTGAGCACCGTGCGGCTCTTGACGCTATTGAGTTTGGCGATAATGGTCTGGCTGCTACGTTGGTGCGCGCTCAGATTCGTAGCGAATATGAAGAGGCGGGCATTGATTTGGATGCCCCGCGCATTCCTGAGGTTGAAGAAGATCCGGTGTCTTCTTTGGAGCCGGTAACGGTTGATGACACTGAGCTATTTCCCAAAGATCCGGGGTTCTCGGTTTCACCGGACCTCATTGAAGCCTTGAATTCTATTGAACCCGTTGCTATCCCACTCGGTGATGCAGCGGATGAACCGTCCGAGCCCCTCTCCGAGGGCCAAGACGCACCCGATGGGGCTGAACCTGATGCCGCTTACAGCGCCACTGTTTCTGACCGGGGCGAAACCCAGCAGCTTGGCCCGGGAGTCGTGGCGGAGGCGTCCACCTTGGAATCCGAAGAAAACCGAGAGCTACCTCAGCGCGAAGCTAATGCAGTGGAGTCGCGAAAGATTCCGGGGGAGCTCACCACTAATACTGATGAGCTACTGGTGGTTCGTGCCGACAAACCGGGGCGTCGTCGCAGCGGTACGGTAAGTACTCCGGTTCACGCGACTGTCATTAAACCTGTGGCGCGTAAGAGCCAGCCCACCGGTATAATTGGTGGTCAGGTGGCTCCGGCGTCGCAGCAGTCAAACGGGGCAGATGCGGATAATATTTTGCGCGCGAAACCGCGCCCCAGCGCCCATTTGCCGTCATCGGCGGAACTCATGGAACAGCACAAACAGCGTGAGAACACCGAGCATCAGCGCGGGTTTTTCTCGTGGCGTCGCAAAAACCGCTCGGCTTCGGCTGAGGATGCAGAGAGCACTCCCGAGTCAGAGAAGAATCAGAGGGCTACGGAAAGTTCCCCTGAAATCTTGGGCGCAGCTGCCCAAAAGCCATGTGAAACTGCCCCGGAACCAGCTGTTATGCCCGATGCCCAGCTATCAGCACCGGCTACTCAGGAACAGGAAACCAGCCCCGTAGAACCCTTGCATGAGACGTCTTTGATACAGAGACCGGTGGAGCCTGACAGCACGTCAGAGCACGCTGATACCCAGCCACAAGCGTCCCAGCGAACCTCAAAAATTAAGCGGTTCTTTGGGTGGGGCGTGAACACCGACTCCACAGCTTCGGTAGCTGATGCCTCTGAGGAAAATCAGCACGAGGTAACTGATACAGAAACCTCCGGGGCAGTTACAGCGAGTGAACCCTCATCCGAGGTACAGCAGCAGGTAGCTTCAGTTGAAGATCAACCAAACCACCATGAGCCTGAGCCAAGCTCAGCGGACGAACCTGTATCGGATTCTTCGTCTTCTTCGTCTTCTTCGGCTAAATCGCCGATTGCAGGTAAAGGTGCTACCTTATCGAAAAATAAGGGGAAGAAAAAGAAAAAACGTAAGCGTTAA
- a CDS encoding 30S ribosomal protein bS22 — MGSVIKKRRKRMSKKKHRKLLRKTRHQRRNKK, encoded by the coding sequence ATGGGTTCAGTTATCAAGAAGCGCCGCAAGCGTATGTCAAAGAAGAAGCACCGCAAGCTGCTTCGCAAGACTCGCCACCAGCGTCGTAACAAGAAGTAA
- a CDS encoding glutaredoxin family protein, with product MNTAKNIELELLTKPGCHLCEDARATVGKVAADFGLTFTEVNIEDHPDLRQQHAVEIPVLKINGRVHDFWQINPKRLSRALSKLAGGA from the coding sequence ATGAATACTGCCAAAAACATTGAGCTTGAGCTGCTGACTAAGCCGGGGTGTCATTTGTGTGAGGACGCGCGTGCCACCGTGGGTAAGGTTGCGGCTGATTTCGGGCTGACTTTTACCGAGGTGAACATCGAAGATCACCCTGATTTGAGGCAGCAGCACGCGGTAGAAATTCCGGTGCTGAAAATTAACGGTAGAGTTCACGATTTTTGGCAGATTAACCCCAAACGGCTGAGCCGAGCCTTGAGCAAGCTCGCCGGTGGGGCGTAA
- a CDS encoding histidine phosphatase family protein yields the protein MAFVTVHLMRHGEVHNPERIVYGRLPNYHLSEKGQQMVRASAEEFKRRTDAGANIVYLACSPLTRTQESAAPITELLGLEAHHDKRVIEAANYFEGMHVSPSELATQPRHWRHLLNPLRPSWGEPYAKQVERMVAAVRDTGAKAYELGGEGAEAIIVSHQLPIWLTRLSAEGKVYPHDPRTRQCNLASITSFTFDPLTGSTPTVSYTEPAVALYSGVIQLPGS from the coding sequence ATGGCTTTTGTTACTGTTCATCTGATGCGTCACGGTGAGGTACACAACCCCGAGCGGATTGTGTACGGTCGCCTGCCCAACTATCACCTGTCTGAAAAAGGGCAGCAGATGGTGAGGGCTAGCGCCGAGGAGTTTAAGCGCCGGACTGATGCCGGCGCGAACATTGTGTACTTGGCGTGTTCTCCGCTGACTCGCACCCAGGAATCGGCTGCGCCCATCACTGAGCTACTGGGGTTGGAAGCTCACCATGATAAGCGCGTGATTGAGGCGGCTAATTACTTTGAGGGCATGCACGTGAGCCCCTCTGAACTTGCCACCCAGCCTCGCCACTGGCGGCACCTGCTTAACCCCCTGCGTCCGTCATGGGGCGAACCTTACGCTAAGCAGGTAGAGCGCATGGTGGCTGCGGTTCGCGATACCGGGGCGAAAGCCTACGAACTCGGGGGTGAGGGCGCTGAAGCTATTATCGTATCGCACCAGCTACCGATTTGGCTCACCCGCCTTTCAGCCGAAGGCAAAGTCTACCCCCACGACCCGCGCACGCGCCAGTGTAACCTTGCCTCCATTACCAGTTTTACCTTTGATCCGCTGACCGGTTCAACGCCCACCGTGAGCTACACCGAACCCGCAGTAGCTCTGTACTCAGGAGTTATTCAGCTACCGGGTTCATAA
- a CDS encoding TlpA disulfide reductase family protein — MRYSSIVTRRQGLSLSVAAAAFVLAGCSSSNDDLAAQANAGDDKGYVAGDGSVTEWAVADRSEPVNFTGELFDGGELTAESLRGKPALLNFWYAGCAPCRAEAPHLNDLHKTFGEDIEFWGVNVRDEKGTAEAFERNFEVPYSSMKDLNGKVLLALSKTVPAQAVPTTLLLDAEGRVAARVLGEIDPSIMKTMMQDLLSE, encoded by the coding sequence ATGCGTTATTCATCTATTGTTACTCGCAGGCAGGGCTTGTCTTTGTCTGTTGCCGCCGCTGCCTTTGTGCTAGCGGGGTGCTCGAGCAGCAACGATGATTTAGCTGCCCAGGCTAATGCTGGCGACGACAAGGGCTATGTAGCGGGCGACGGTTCGGTCACCGAATGGGCGGTTGCAGACCGCTCTGAACCCGTGAACTTCACCGGTGAACTCTTCGATGGAGGAGAACTCACCGCTGAATCCCTGCGTGGTAAGCCTGCCCTGTTGAACTTCTGGTACGCAGGATGCGCCCCCTGCCGCGCTGAAGCGCCCCACCTCAATGACCTTCACAAAACCTTCGGTGAAGATATCGAGTTCTGGGGGGTGAACGTTCGCGACGAAAAAGGCACCGCTGAGGCTTTTGAACGTAACTTCGAGGTGCCCTACTCCTCCATGAAAGATCTCAATGGCAAGGTTCTGCTAGCACTGAGCAAGACTGTTCCCGCCCAGGCAGTACCCACCACCTTGTTACTTGATGCTGAAGGGAGAGTCGCCGCGCGCGTCCTGGGCGAAATTGACCCTTCCATTATGAAGACCATGATGCAGGATCTGCTGAGTGAATAG
- a CDS encoding cytochrome c biogenesis CcdA family protein has protein sequence MNSFGSIILDGSLWVALPLAALAGLVSFASPCVLPLVPGYLGYVAGLTGAGGRSRTWRVVAGIGLFILGFSLIFVLLSAVLAQLGTAAWLRGQGWVNLVLGGLVMLMGLVFMGRFAPFQTERKIHRKPPAGLWGAPILGVTFGLGWAPCIGPTFAAVQTLVYTTGAGNAKAIALTLAYCLGLGIPFMVVALGLSRGVNTMGWAKKHRLALQRGGGIMLLIIGLLIATGAWTAFISWTQSVLPVYELPI, from the coding sequence GTGAATAGTTTCGGAAGCATTATTTTGGACGGCTCTTTGTGGGTCGCCCTTCCGCTGGCAGCGCTCGCGGGGTTGGTTTCTTTTGCCTCCCCGTGCGTGTTGCCTTTGGTGCCCGGCTATCTGGGGTACGTCGCAGGTCTAACCGGTGCCGGGGGACGCAGCCGTACCTGGCGAGTAGTCGCCGGTATTGGTCTGTTTATTCTGGGTTTCTCACTGATTTTTGTGCTTCTTTCCGCCGTTTTAGCGCAGTTGGGCACCGCCGCCTGGTTGCGCGGGCAAGGCTGGGTTAATCTGGTGCTCGGTGGGCTGGTTATGCTGATGGGTCTGGTCTTTATGGGACGCTTTGCCCCCTTTCAGACCGAACGCAAGATTCACCGCAAACCACCGGCAGGTTTATGGGGCGCACCCATCTTGGGCGTGACTTTCGGGCTGGGCTGGGCACCGTGTATTGGCCCAACCTTTGCCGCAGTGCAAACCCTGGTGTACACCACCGGTGCCGGAAACGCTAAAGCTATAGCGCTGACCCTTGCTTACTGCTTGGGACTGGGTATTCCATTTATGGTGGTTGCGCTGGGTCTTAGCCGCGGCGTCAACACGATGGGATGGGCTAAAAAGCACAGGTTAGCGCTCCAACGCGGCGGCGGTATTATGCTTCTTATCATTGGTTTGTTGATTGCCACCGGTGCCTGGACGGCATTCATCTCGTGGACCCAATCCGTACTGCCCGTCTACGAACTGCCCATCTAG